Proteins from a single region of Segatella copri:
- a CDS encoding GumC family protein → MEETKNFDLGRDQEQEEKSSIDFQLIYSTLILNWKWFVLSLIVCLGLGYLYIRHARPQYQATAKVLIKDDDQRKNRGMGNSMIQNAANLGFISNSNGIDNEIEILSAQDLANQAVVDMKCYVNYYHKGALRDQLVYKEQEVSVDLDLAHLKKLNAPIKLLIEKTGSQYQVTGSYYIPVDAFSYQKDPVKIEKTLAGLPASINTRVGTLHFTQNGKYALKDGESLKVIIVSPEMAAKGYTKALTVSQTSKTTTIAELVMKDEDPQRCIDYLRTLVNVYNRQANEDKNEISFRTEQFINQRLEKINNELGNTEGQLESYKKRNNVVEMKLNATAAIANSDTYAQKLQEANTQVELLNELGKYMNEPGNRYQPIPSNVGLTDESSTELINEYNKIALNRNQMLHSASENSPTVTPLSAQLDDLTKSIKRAMRQAKLGMEIQRNSIAKQAAMYANQIGNSPEQERVLTQIGRQQEVKSGLYLMLLQKREENSISLAATADKGKVIDAPSLEGKVSPKSPIIMLIALVLGIAIPAGILFLREFFKYKIEGHEDVMKLTQIPVIADIPVASDAAKKEGKADIVVHQNVNNLMEEIFRGLRTNIQFMLKEGEKVMMFTSSTSGEGKTFVASNIGISLALLGKKVIMVGLDIRKPRLAELFEIDNHHNGITNLIVHDHNTWDDIQKQILSSGVNSKLDLLMAGPVPPNPGELVTRASLDDIISQLKEHYDYVILDTAPVGLVNDSLQLGRLANLCVYVCRADYTPKASFGMINGLKAENKLPNMCLVLNGVDLSKKKHSFYYGVGKYGKYGKYGNYGSYGSYGKYGKYGTYGQYGSYGNYSNSHYGNANDNSIKK, encoded by the coding sequence ATGGAAGAAACAAAGAACTTTGATTTGGGACGTGATCAAGAGCAGGAAGAGAAGTCATCTATTGACTTCCAGTTGATTTATTCTACTCTTATCCTCAACTGGAAATGGTTCGTTCTATCACTCATTGTATGTTTGGGATTGGGATATCTCTACATACGCCATGCAAGACCGCAATACCAGGCAACCGCTAAGGTACTGATAAAGGATGACGACCAGAGAAAGAACAGAGGAATGGGTAACAGCATGATTCAAAATGCTGCAAACCTCGGTTTTATTTCAAACTCAAATGGTATAGACAATGAGATTGAAATTCTTTCGGCTCAAGACTTGGCTAACCAGGCTGTAGTAGACATGAAATGCTACGTGAACTATTACCATAAAGGAGCCCTCAGGGATCAGTTAGTCTATAAAGAGCAGGAAGTCAGCGTTGACTTAGACCTCGCTCATCTCAAGAAGCTGAATGCTCCGATCAAGCTTCTTATAGAGAAAACTGGCAGCCAGTATCAGGTAACAGGTTCATACTACATACCTGTAGATGCCTTTTCCTATCAGAAGGATCCTGTAAAGATTGAAAAGACTTTAGCTGGTCTGCCAGCAAGCATCAATACACGTGTAGGAACCCTCCACTTCACTCAGAACGGCAAATACGCATTAAAAGACGGTGAGAGCCTGAAGGTGATTATCGTGTCACCAGAAATGGCGGCTAAGGGCTATACAAAAGCACTGACTGTCAGCCAGACTTCAAAGACTACAACCATAGCCGAACTGGTGATGAAAGATGAAGATCCTCAGCGCTGCATAGACTATCTGAGAACTCTGGTAAATGTTTATAACCGCCAGGCCAACGAGGACAAGAATGAAATTTCTTTCCGCACAGAACAGTTCATCAACCAGCGTCTGGAGAAGATCAACAACGAACTGGGCAATACAGAAGGCCAGCTCGAAAGCTACAAGAAGCGTAACAATGTTGTAGAGATGAAGCTCAACGCAACAGCTGCCATCGCTAACTCAGACACATACGCCCAGAAACTCCAGGAGGCTAACACACAGGTTGAACTTCTGAATGAGCTTGGCAAATACATGAACGAACCTGGCAACAGATATCAGCCTATCCCATCAAACGTAGGTCTGACTGATGAAAGTTCAACAGAGTTGATTAACGAATACAACAAGATAGCTCTGAACCGCAACCAGATGTTGCATTCTGCCAGTGAGAATTCTCCAACCGTTACACCTTTGTCAGCCCAGTTGGATGACCTTACAAAATCTATCAAGCGTGCCATGCGCCAGGCTAAGCTGGGTATGGAAATCCAGCGTAACAGCATTGCCAAACAAGCTGCCATGTATGCCAATCAGATAGGTAACTCGCCAGAGCAAGAGCGAGTTCTTACACAGATTGGTCGCCAGCAGGAAGTAAAATCTGGTCTTTACCTGATGCTTCTTCAGAAACGTGAGGAAAACTCCATTTCGCTAGCAGCAACGGCAGACAAGGGTAAGGTTATCGATGCTCCTTCATTGGAAGGAAAGGTTAGTCCTAAGAGTCCTATCATTATGCTGATTGCCCTGGTACTGGGTATTGCAATCCCTGCCGGCATCCTCTTCCTGAGAGAATTCTTCAAGTACAAGATTGAGGGACATGAAGACGTGATGAAACTCACTCAGATACCTGTCATTGCCGATATTCCTGTAGCCAGCGACGCTGCCAAGAAGGAAGGAAAGGCTGACATTGTGGTTCACCAGAATGTAAACAACCTGATGGAGGAGATTTTCCGTGGCCTGCGTACCAATATTCAGTTTATGCTGAAAGAAGGTGAGAAGGTGATGATGTTTACCTCTTCTACATCAGGTGAAGGTAAAACATTCGTGGCATCCAATATCGGTATCTCGCTCGCCTTGCTGGGCAAGAAGGTTATCATGGTTGGTCTGGATATCCGCAAGCCACGTCTGGCAGAGCTCTTCGAGATTGACAACCACCATAATGGTATCACCAATCTGATTGTACACGACCATAATACATGGGATGACATTCAGAAACAGATTCTCTCTTCGGGTGTCAACAGTAAACTCGACCTCCTTATGGCTGGCCCTGTTCCTCCTAATCCAGGAGAGTTAGTAACCAGAGCAAGCCTTGACGACATTATCAGCCAGTTGAAGGAACATTACGACTATGTTATCCTCGATACGGCTCCTGTAGGTCTTGTAAACGACAGTTTGCAGCTTGGACGTCTGGCTAATCTCTGTGTATACGTCTGCCGCGCAGATTATACTCCAAAGGCTAGTTTCGGCATGATCAATGGTTTGAAAGCCGAGAATAAATTGCCTAACATGTGCTTAGTACTCAATGGCGTCGACCTCTCTAAGAAGAAGCACAGCTTCTATTATGGTGTTGGTAAGTACGGCAAATATGGTAAATATGGCAACTATGGTTCTTATGGATCATATGGCAAATATGGCAAATATGGAACTTATGGCCAGTATGGCAGCTATGGCAACTATAGCAACAGCCACTATGGCAATGCCAACGACAACAGTATCAAGAAGTAA
- a CDS encoding BT0820 family HAD-type phosphatase: MATIAVDFDGTIVTHEYPKIGTELPFATETLKMLIRDHHKLILWSVREGKLLDEAVEWCRERGVEFWAVNKDYPEESLENNNHFSRKLKADWFIDDRGIGGLPDWGEIYQIITNHTSYRRVLKQKFGEQQEAPKKKHWWSRG, from the coding sequence ATGGCAACAATTGCAGTAGATTTTGATGGTACAATCGTAACCCACGAGTACCCGAAGATTGGTACAGAGCTACCTTTCGCCACAGAAACATTAAAGATGTTAATTAGAGACCACCACAAGCTTATTCTCTGGAGCGTACGCGAAGGAAAGCTCCTGGACGAGGCAGTAGAATGGTGTAGAGAAAGAGGAGTTGAATTCTGGGCTGTAAATAAAGATTATCCTGAAGAGAGTCTGGAGAACAATAACCACTTCTCCCGCAAGCTCAAAGCTGACTGGTTCATTGACGACCGAGGTATCGGCGGTTTGCCTGATTGGGGGGAGATTTATCAGATTATCACCAACCATACCAGTTATCGCAGAGTACTGAAACAGAAGTTCGGCGAACAGCAGGAAGCTCCCAAAAAGAAACATTGGTGGAGCCGCGGATAA
- a CDS encoding peptidylprolyl isomerase translates to MAALGTIRKRGVILVCIISFGLFAFIAEEAFRSCDSAKNNERQQIGEVLGEKISVQDFQKLVDEYSEVIKMQQGQENLPEEQMNQVKDMVWNTYIQNRIIAKEASKLGLTVTDAELQDILKTGTNPMLQQTPFVNQQTGRFDASSLQKFLADYKAQKANPSANAQMMDQYTKIYNYWSFIEKTLRQQTLAQKYQALLAGCFLSNPVEAKMAFKEENEESQIQLAAFPYSDIQDDKVKISESDLKAKYDEIKARFKQPVESRDIKFVDIEVQASKADRAALNKEFAGYHTQLAAAADPTEVVRKSASTVAYLGIPVSKDAFPRDIAAQLDSMAVGSTSAVKANAGDNTLNIVKLVAKQELPDSVQYRVIQVAANSVAEAKTKADSIQGAIAGGADFEAIAKKYGQTGDKAWMTTKQYEYAQSMDKDNKTFINTLNTAAVNSLNQLQLGQGYVVLQVLDRKAMVSKYTAAVIKKPIDFSQGTYRTAYNKFSSFVSANPKSEDLLKNAAKEGYKVQDLKDITTSVHYVANIHSTREALKWIFDSKEGEVSPLYECGDNNHLLVVVLDKIHHVGYRDLDDAVVKETVKAEVLKDKKAEMIEAKLNGVKNIAAAKAKGGKVSSVNQITFAAPVFIAATGASEPALSGAVAGTKKGAFSAHAVKGNAGVYLFQVTNKTNRPVKFDDKTYEQKCRQKAMQYAGNFMNELYLNAHVVDNRYLFF, encoded by the coding sequence ATGGCAGCATTAGGAACAATTAGAAAAAGAGGCGTGATACTGGTTTGTATCATCAGTTTCGGCCTTTTCGCCTTTATTGCCGAGGAAGCTTTCCGCTCTTGCGATTCAGCAAAGAATAATGAGCGCCAGCAGATTGGTGAGGTTTTGGGCGAAAAAATCAGCGTGCAGGATTTCCAGAAGCTCGTTGATGAGTATTCAGAAGTTATTAAAATGCAACAGGGTCAGGAAAATCTTCCTGAAGAGCAGATGAATCAGGTGAAGGATATGGTATGGAATACATACATCCAGAACCGGATTATCGCTAAGGAAGCTAGCAAGTTGGGTCTTACTGTAACCGACGCTGAACTTCAGGACATCTTGAAGACAGGTACTAACCCTATGCTTCAGCAGACTCCTTTTGTTAATCAGCAGACTGGTCGTTTCGACGCATCTTCTCTCCAGAAGTTCTTGGCAGACTACAAGGCACAGAAGGCTAACCCATCTGCTAACGCACAGATGATGGATCAGTATACCAAGATTTACAACTACTGGTCATTCATCGAGAAGACTCTTCGCCAGCAGACTTTGGCTCAGAAGTATCAGGCTCTTCTCGCCGGTTGCTTCCTGTCAAATCCTGTAGAGGCAAAGATGGCTTTCAAGGAGGAGAATGAAGAGAGCCAGATTCAGTTGGCTGCTTTCCCTTACTCTGACATCCAGGATGATAAGGTAAAGATTTCTGAAAGCGATCTGAAGGCTAAGTATGATGAGATCAAGGCACGCTTCAAACAGCCTGTTGAGAGCCGTGACATCAAGTTCGTTGATATCGAGGTGCAGGCTTCTAAAGCAGACCGTGCTGCTCTTAACAAGGAGTTTGCAGGTTATCATACGCAGCTTGCCGCTGCTGCAGATCCTACAGAGGTTGTACGTAAGTCAGCTTCTACAGTAGCTTACCTTGGTATTCCTGTTTCAAAGGATGCTTTTCCACGTGATATTGCTGCTCAGCTTGATTCTATGGCTGTAGGTTCTACTTCTGCTGTTAAGGCTAATGCTGGTGACAATACATTGAACATCGTTAAGTTGGTAGCTAAGCAGGAATTGCCTGATTCAGTACAGTATCGTGTTATCCAAGTTGCTGCTAACTCAGTAGCTGAGGCTAAGACTAAGGCAGATTCTATTCAGGGCGCTATTGCCGGTGGTGCTGATTTCGAGGCTATCGCTAAGAAGTATGGTCAGACTGGTGACAAGGCTTGGATGACTACCAAGCAGTATGAGTATGCCCAGTCTATGGATAAGGACAACAAGACATTCATCAATACATTGAATACTGCAGCAGTTAACTCTTTGAACCAGCTTCAGTTGGGTCAGGGATATGTAGTTCTTCAGGTTCTTGACCGCAAGGCAATGGTCAGCAAGTATACCGCTGCCGTTATTAAGAAGCCTATCGACTTCTCGCAGGGTACATATCGTACAGCTTACAACAAGTTCTCTAGTTTCGTAAGTGCTAATCCTAAGTCAGAGGATCTCTTGAAGAATGCAGCTAAGGAAGGTTACAAGGTTCAGGACTTGAAGGATATTACAACTTCTGTTCACTATGTAGCAAACATCCATTCTACACGCGAGGCTTTGAAGTGGATCTTCGATAGCAAGGAGGGTGAGGTTTCACCTCTCTATGAGTGTGGTGACAACAACCACCTGTTGGTTGTGGTTCTTGATAAGATTCATCATGTCGGTTATCGGGATTTGGATGATGCAGTTGTCAAGGAGACTGTTAAGGCAGAGGTGCTCAAGGATAAGAAGGCTGAGATGATTGAGGCTAAGTTGAATGGTGTTAAGAATATTGCAGCTGCTAAGGCTAAGGGTGGTAAGGTTTCTTCTGTAAACCAGATTACTTTCGCTGCTCCTGTATTCATCGCAGCTACTGGCGCTAGCGAACCAGCTCTCTCTGGTGCTGTTGCAGGTACTAAGAAGGGTGCTTTCTCTGCTCATGCTGTGAAGGGTAACGCTGGTGTGTATCTCTTCCAGGTTACTAACAAGACTAACCGTCCTGTTAAGTTCGATGACAAGACATACGAGCAGAAGTGCCGCCAGAAGGCTATGCAGTATGCAGGTAACTTCATGAACGAGCTTTATCTGAACGCTCATGTAGTAGATAACCGCTACTTGTTCTTCTAA
- a CDS encoding hemolysin family protein, producing the protein MNEQVDMSLVVGILITMVFSAFFSGMEIAFVSSNRMLAEMDKEKNGLTQRLLSLFYNHPNGFVSTMLVGNNIALVVYGILIARLFDNTIFAGFDAAFKVPADTILSTLIVLFTGEFLPKTLFKSNPNRLLSIFSPIAYLCYVVLWPISKFSTFLSKCLLRLIGMKMDTEGADEGFSKVDLDYLVQSSIDNATNEDEINDEVKIFQNALDFSDTKVRDCMVPRTEIQAVEMDTSLEDLQQKFIESGNSKIIVYEEDIDHIAGYIHSSELFHHPSRWQDHIRSLPFVPETMQAQKLMQTFLQQKKSLGIVVDEFGGTSGLVSLEDIVEEIFGDIEDEHDAAKYVAKKTDDGDYLLSARLEIDKVNDMFGLELPESDEYMTLSGLILHEYQSFPKLNEVIKFDNFEFKIIKSTSRKIELVKLHIIK; encoded by the coding sequence ATGAATGAACAGGTGGATATGAGTTTAGTAGTAGGCATTCTCATTACGATGGTCTTTTCTGCATTCTTCAGCGGAATGGAGATTGCCTTCGTCTCTTCCAACCGTATGTTGGCGGAGATGGATAAGGAGAAAAACGGCCTTACGCAACGACTGTTATCTTTGTTTTATAATCATCCGAATGGCTTTGTCAGTACCATGCTCGTGGGCAACAATATAGCCCTTGTAGTTTATGGTATCCTGATAGCCCGTCTTTTCGACAATACGATTTTCGCAGGTTTTGATGCAGCCTTTAAGGTGCCTGCAGATACCATTCTGTCTACGCTGATAGTACTCTTTACAGGTGAGTTTCTGCCAAAGACGCTTTTCAAGTCTAATCCGAACCGCTTGCTTTCTATCTTCAGTCCGATAGCTTATCTGTGCTATGTGGTATTGTGGCCTATCAGCAAGTTCAGTACTTTCTTGAGTAAGTGCCTGCTGCGTCTGATAGGTATGAAGATGGATACTGAGGGGGCGGATGAAGGCTTTTCTAAGGTAGACCTTGATTATCTTGTGCAGTCAAGTATCGATAATGCTACCAATGAAGATGAAATTAATGATGAGGTGAAGATATTCCAGAATGCCCTTGATTTCTCCGATACTAAAGTACGCGACTGTATGGTGCCCCGTACTGAGATTCAGGCTGTTGAAATGGATACTTCTCTCGAAGACCTGCAGCAGAAATTCATAGAGAGCGGTAATTCGAAAATCATTGTATATGAAGAGGATATAGACCATATTGCGGGATATATTCACAGTTCCGAACTATTCCATCATCCTTCACGTTGGCAGGATCATATCCGTTCACTTCCTTTTGTGCCGGAAACGATGCAGGCACAGAAACTGATGCAGACTTTTTTGCAGCAGAAAAAGTCCTTGGGTATCGTTGTAGATGAGTTTGGAGGTACTAGCGGTTTGGTGAGTCTGGAAGATATCGTTGAGGAAATCTTCGGAGATATTGAAGATGAGCACGATGCTGCCAAGTATGTGGCCAAGAAAACCGATGATGGTGATTATCTCCTTTCTGCGCGACTGGAGATTGACAAGGTGAACGATATGTTTGGTCTTGAACTGCCGGAAAGTGATGAATATATGACCTTGAGTGGTTTGATTCTGCATGAATATCAGAGTTTTCCTAAACTCAACGAGGTGATAAAGTTTGATAACTTCGAGTTCAAGATTATCAAGTCAACATCCCGTAAAATAGAGCTTGTTAAACTCCACATCATCAAATAG
- the lptC gene encoding LPS export ABC transporter periplasmic protein LptC, with amino-acid sequence MYRIKGSYVVGILMFLILAGCQNQVEHTAPAIRPQDSVAMMTSYGVNTLVSDSGVMKYRIVTERWEVNTSKNPSLWIFDKGLLLEQFDEKFHINSYIQCDTAYYYDQQKIWKLYGRVSILTKDGLRFNSEQLTWDQNKHELSSNVFSKLVTPERTLQGSHFWSDEKMTRYYVSNSKGSFEKGDLTGGGGAADTLSSQPDSVKNNFRQPATPVRATTIPIMH; translated from the coding sequence ATGTATAGAATAAAAGGCTCTTATGTTGTCGGTATCCTGATGTTCCTGATTTTGGCTGGTTGCCAGAACCAGGTAGAACATACTGCGCCCGCCATCCGTCCGCAAGACTCGGTGGCGATGATGACGTCGTATGGTGTAAATACATTGGTAAGCGACTCGGGAGTTATGAAATATCGCATCGTAACAGAACGGTGGGAGGTGAATACCAGTAAGAATCCATCTTTGTGGATCTTTGATAAGGGACTTTTGCTGGAACAGTTTGATGAGAAATTCCATATTAATAGTTATATCCAGTGTGATACAGCTTATTATTATGATCAGCAGAAGATATGGAAACTTTATGGTAGGGTGAGCATCCTGACCAAAGATGGTTTGCGCTTCAATAGTGAGCAACTTACCTGGGACCAGAATAAGCACGAATTGTCAAGTAACGTATTCAGTAAACTTGTTACTCCTGAAAGAACGCTACAGGGTTCTCATTTCTGGAGTGATGAAAAGATGACGCGCTATTATGTGAGCAATTCGAAGGGTAGCTTTGAAAAGGGAGACCTGACAGGAGGTGGTGGTGCTGCCGATACTTTGAGCAGCCAGCCTGATTCTGTCAAGAATAACTTCCGTCAGCCGGCTACACCAGTCAGAGCTACTACGATTCCTATCATGCACTAA